The Oncorhynchus mykiss isolate Arlee chromosome 30, USDA_OmykA_1.1, whole genome shotgun sequence genome includes a window with the following:
- the LOC110521616 gene encoding transcription factor AP-1 isoform X2 has product MTLNLADPTSTLKPHLRAKASDILTSPDVQLLKLASPELERLIIQSSNGLITTTPTPTQFLCPRNVTDEQEGFAEGFVRALAELHHQHVLPNAPGVPVTSAGQTSINNQTILPPVSALTGSSVYNNNMTMRSESPVYEDLNTFTPAITTNSALGYTTSAPAMSFPSAPPQLPVYGQQSHPHPRLTALKEEPQTVPEMPGETPPLSPIDMENQERIKAERKRMRNRVAASKCRKRKLERISRLEDKVKNLKTQNSDLASTANMLREQVAQLKQKVMNHVNSGCQLMLTQQLQTF; this is encoded by the coding sequence ATGACACTGAACCTGGCCGACCCAACCAGCACACTCAAACCTCACCTCCGGGCTAAAGCCAGCGACATCCTCACCTCCCCTGACGTGCAGCTCCTCAAACTGGCCTCCCCAGAGTTGGAGCGGCTCATCATCCAGTCTAGCAACGGCCTGATCACCACCACACCTACCCCGACGCAGTTCCTCTGCCCAAGGAACGTAACCGATGAGCAGGAGGGCTTTGCCGAAGGATTTGTTAGAGCACTGGCGGAGCTCCACCATCAACACGTCTTGCCCAATGCACCCGGGGTCCCAGTCACATCCGCTGGGCAGACAAGTATCAACAACCAAACAATACTCCCACCTGTTTCCGCCTTGACCGGGAGCAGTGTTTATAACAACAACATGACCATGCGCTCTGAGTCGCCTGTCTACGAAGACCTGAACACGTTCACCCCGGCTATCACCACCAACTCAGCCCTGGGTTACACCACCTCAGCCCCAGCTATGAGCTTTCCCTCTGCCCCGCCACAGCTCCCAGTCTATGGGCAGCAGTCTCACCCCCACCCCAGGCTCACTGCCCTGAAAGAGGAGCCCCAGACGGTGCCTGAGATGCCTGGGgagaccccccctctctcccccatcgaTATGGAGAATCAGGAGAGGATCAAAGCCGAGAGGAAGCGCATGAGGAACCGCGTCGCCGCCTCCAAGTGCAGGAAGCGGAAGCTGGAGCGCATCTCCCGGCTGGAGGACAAGGTGAAGAACCTGAAGACTCAGAACTCCGACCTGGCTTCCACAGCAAATATGCTGAGGGAACAGGTCGCCCAGCTCAAACAGAAGGTGATGAACCATGTCAACAGCGGCTGTCAACTCATGCTTACGCAGCAGCTCCAGACCTTCTGA
- the LOC110521616 gene encoding transcription factor AP-1 isoform X1: METTFYDDSLNSFSQHEKPDYGYNPKALKHSMTLNLADPTSTLKPHLRAKASDILTSPDVQLLKLASPELERLIIQSSNGLITTTPTPTQFLCPRNVTDEQEGFAEGFVRALAELHHQHVLPNAPGVPVTSAGQTSINNQTILPPVSALTGSSVYNNNMTMRSESPVYEDLNTFTPAITTNSALGYTTSAPAMSFPSAPPQLPVYGQQSHPHPRLTALKEEPQTVPEMPGETPPLSPIDMENQERIKAERKRMRNRVAASKCRKRKLERISRLEDKVKNLKTQNSDLASTANMLREQVAQLKQKVMNHVNSGCQLMLTQQLQTF; encoded by the coding sequence ATGGAAACTACCTTCTATGATGACTCGCTCAACTCTTTCTCCCAGCATGAGAAACCGGACTACGGATACAACCCCAAAGCACTGAAACACAGCATGACACTGAACCTGGCCGACCCAACCAGCACACTCAAACCTCACCTCCGGGCTAAAGCCAGCGACATCCTCACCTCCCCTGACGTGCAGCTCCTCAAACTGGCCTCCCCAGAGTTGGAGCGGCTCATCATCCAGTCTAGCAACGGCCTGATCACCACCACACCTACCCCGACGCAGTTCCTCTGCCCAAGGAACGTAACCGATGAGCAGGAGGGCTTTGCCGAAGGATTTGTTAGAGCACTGGCGGAGCTCCACCATCAACACGTCTTGCCCAATGCACCCGGGGTCCCAGTCACATCCGCTGGGCAGACAAGTATCAACAACCAAACAATACTCCCACCTGTTTCCGCCTTGACCGGGAGCAGTGTTTATAACAACAACATGACCATGCGCTCTGAGTCGCCTGTCTACGAAGACCTGAACACGTTCACCCCGGCTATCACCACCAACTCAGCCCTGGGTTACACCACCTCAGCCCCAGCTATGAGCTTTCCCTCTGCCCCGCCACAGCTCCCAGTCTATGGGCAGCAGTCTCACCCCCACCCCAGGCTCACTGCCCTGAAAGAGGAGCCCCAGACGGTGCCTGAGATGCCTGGGgagaccccccctctctcccccatcgaTATGGAGAATCAGGAGAGGATCAAAGCCGAGAGGAAGCGCATGAGGAACCGCGTCGCCGCCTCCAAGTGCAGGAAGCGGAAGCTGGAGCGCATCTCCCGGCTGGAGGACAAGGTGAAGAACCTGAAGACTCAGAACTCCGACCTGGCTTCCACAGCAAATATGCTGAGGGAACAGGTCGCCCAGCTCAAACAGAAGGTGATGAACCATGTCAACAGCGGCTGTCAACTCATGCTTACGCAGCAGCTCCAGACCTTCTGA